Proteins from a genomic interval of Thermoflexus sp.:
- a CDS encoding nucleotidyltransferase family protein translates to MGDVSGIILAAGRSRRLGWPKHLLPWDGRTVLEHIVERIRGLPLRQVVVVLGPSSAPLAPRLEALGAILVKVPEGAQACAVSIQTGLQAAREADAVMFFLGDQPTLPLSAAQVMLDGWQKRGRPLQVIRYREGRGHPVLVARALFEALEARIGEKVLWELMAEHPEWVAEVPLDLPLPRDIDTWEDYWTLRAEAGLPLVDGG, encoded by the coding sequence ATGGGCGATGTGAGCGGGATCATCTTGGCGGCAGGTCGCTCCCGCCGGCTCGGTTGGCCGAAGCATTTGCTTCCTTGGGATGGGCGGACGGTGCTGGAGCATATCGTGGAGAGGATTAGGGGTTTGCCCCTCCGGCAGGTTGTGGTCGTCCTGGGCCCTTCATCAGCCCCGCTTGCTCCCCGGCTGGAGGCCCTGGGGGCGATCCTGGTGAAGGTGCCAGAGGGGGCGCAGGCCTGCGCGGTCTCGATCCAGACCGGGCTGCAGGCCGCGCGGGAGGCAGATGCCGTCATGTTCTTTCTGGGGGATCAGCCAACCCTTCCATTGTCAGCCGCACAGGTCATGCTGGATGGATGGCAGAAGCGCGGACGGCCCCTTCAGGTGATCCGTTATCGCGAGGGGCGGGGGCATCCTGTTCTGGTCGCCCGGGCTCTGTTTGAGGCCCTGGAAGCGCGGATCGGGGAAAAGGTCCTCTGGGAGCTAATGGCGGAACACCCGGAGTGGGTAGCCGAGGTCCCCCTGGATCTGCCGCTTCCGCGGGACATCGACACGTGGGAGGATTACTGGACGCTCCGGGCAGAGGCCGGGTTACCCCTCGTAGATGGCGGTTAA